A DNA window from Drosophila sechellia strain sech25 chromosome X, ASM438219v1, whole genome shotgun sequence contains the following coding sequences:
- the LOC116802276 gene encoding double-stranded RNA-specific editase 1-like isoform X4, with translation MPLQAANVQEQQSPPVASYPTPATPVAVQQPSTPVPVQVPNSSVQQQNPDADAIASKLALPVIIKEEPISVDDEPSVDIIEDNTSASTSASCIGGKIPFKKIFQKRKKSSERTRDKKLRQNRQLRKSMLPKNALMALNEVKGVTISDFTIDSNTDGGFTAVVTVNSNQYEGKGTSKMTAKNAACEKAWRDFIIAKMTPKPPRIHQVELGAEPIDTNEDEADAPDDDLPMLNLASFAIYKLFAEWEREGYVVPDMHPSANAAQQAGGDAGTPVPAAPKEPKKPPVRTELPSGWETMHPATILCIMRPGLSYVDYGSSGDKTNGMQHLGITVDNQEFHAHGRSKKIARRNVAVKVCNSLFGTNFAYGDTA, from the exons ATGCCGTTGCAGGCCGCCAatgtccaggagcagcagtctcCTCCGGTGGCTTCATATCCGACACCGGCCACTCCGGTGGCTGTTCAGCAGCCATCGACTCCTGTCCCCGTTCAAGTGCCGAACTCGTCCGTCCAACAGCAAAATCCGGATGCGGACGCCATCGCCTCGAAGCTGGCCTTGCCAGTTATCATCAAGGAGGAGCCGATCTCTGTCGACGATGAACCGTCCGTCGACATTATAGAGGACAATACCAGTGCCAGTACCAGTGCCAGCTGCATCGGGGGCAAGatcccatttaaaaagatcttCCAAAAGCGCAAGAAGTCGTCTG AACGCACTCGGGACAAGAAGCTGCGACAGAACCGCCAGCTGCGCAAGTCCATGCTCCCCAAGAACGCTCTGATGGCCCTCAACGAGGTTAAGGGCGTGACCATCAGCGATTTCACCATCGACAGCAATACCGACGGGGGATTCACGGCCGTTGTCACTGTGAACTCCAATCAGTACGAGGGCAAGGGTACCTCAAAGATGACAGCCAAGAACGCGGCCTGCGAGAAGGCTTGGCgcgattttataattgcgaaGATGACGCCTAAGCCTCCCCGTATTCACCAGGTGGAGTTAGGTGCGGAGCCAATAGACACTAACGAGGATGAGGCCGATGCACCGGATGATGATCTGCCCATGTTGAATCTGGCTTCGTTTGCCATCTACAAGCTGTTCGCGGAGTGGGAGCGCGAGGGCTATGTCGTACCCGACATGCACCCTTCGGCCAATGCTGCCCAGCAGGCCGGAGGGGATGCCGGAACTCCAGTTCCCGCCGCGCCGAAGGAGCCAAAGAAGCCGCCAGTGCGTACGGAGCTACCCTCTGGCTGGGAGACCATGCACCCGGCGACCATTCTTTGCATT ATGCGACCAGGACTCAGCTACGTGGACTACGGGTCATCTGGCGACAAGACCAACGGCATGCAGCATCTGGGAATCACGGTGGACAACCAGGAATTCCACGCTCACGGCAGATCCAAGAAGATCGCCCGTCGCAACGTGGCCGTGAAAGTGTGCAACTCTCTGTTCGGCACAAACTTCGCCTACGGCGACACCGCTTAA
- the LOC116802276 gene encoding double-stranded RNA-specific editase 1-like isoform X1, which produces MVSVGQRVAFLSTHWTSPLPLLTNRLTLSQTQNPNATVKPLIQMPLQAANVQEQQSPPVASYPTPATPVAVQQPSTPVPVQVPNSSVQQQNPDADAIASKLALPVIIKEEPISVDDEPSVDIIEDNTSASTSASCIGGKIPFKKIFQKRKKSSERTRDKKLRQNRQLRKSMLPKNALMALNEVKGVTISDFTIDSNTDGGFTAVVTVNSNQYEGKGTSKMTAKNAACEKAWRDFIIAKMTPKPPRIHQVELGAEPIDTNEDEADAPDDDLPMLNLASFAIYKLFAEWEREGYVVPDMHPSANAAQQAGGDAGTPVPAAPKEPKKPPVRTELPSGWETMHPATILCIMRPGLSYVDYGSSGDKTNGMQHLGITVDNQEFHAHGRSKKIARRNVAVKVCNSLFGTNFAYGDTA; this is translated from the exons ATGGTTTCCGTTGGCCAGCGAGTCGCTTTTCTGTCGACCCACTGGACCAGCCCGTTGCCTTTGCTAACTAATCGGTTAACTCTTTCGCAAACGCAGAATCCCAATGCCACCGTCAAGCCTTTGATCCAAATGCCGTTGCAGGCCGCCAatgtccaggagcagcagtctcCTCCGGTGGCTTCATATCCGACACCGGCCACTCCGGTGGCTGTTCAGCAGCCATCGACTCCTGTCCCCGTTCAAGTGCCGAACTCGTCCGTCCAACAGCAAAATCCGGATGCGGACGCCATCGCCTCGAAGCTGGCCTTGCCAGTTATCATCAAGGAGGAGCCGATCTCTGTCGACGATGAACCGTCCGTCGACATTATAGAGGACAATACCAGTGCCAGTACCAGTGCCAGCTGCATCGGGGGCAAGatcccatttaaaaagatcttCCAAAAGCGCAAGAAGTCGTCTG AACGCACTCGGGACAAGAAGCTGCGACAGAACCGCCAGCTGCGCAAGTCCATGCTCCCCAAGAACGCTCTGATGGCCCTCAACGAGGTTAAGGGCGTGACCATCAGCGATTTCACCATCGACAGCAATACCGACGGGGGATTCACGGCCGTTGTCACTGTGAACTCCAATCAGTACGAGGGCAAGGGTACCTCAAAGATGACAGCCAAGAACGCGGCCTGCGAGAAGGCTTGGCgcgattttataattgcgaaGATGACGCCTAAGCCTCCCCGTATTCACCAGGTGGAGTTAGGTGCGGAGCCAATAGACACTAACGAGGATGAGGCCGATGCACCGGATGATGATCTGCCCATGTTGAATCTGGCTTCGTTTGCCATCTACAAGCTGTTCGCGGAGTGGGAGCGCGAGGGCTATGTCGTACCCGACATGCACCCTTCGGCCAATGCTGCCCAGCAGGCCGGAGGGGATGCCGGAACTCCAGTTCCCGCCGCGCCGAAGGAGCCAAAGAAGCCGCCAGTGCGTACGGAGCTACCCTCTGGCTGGGAGACCATGCACCCGGCGACCATTCTTTGCATT ATGCGACCAGGACTCAGCTACGTGGACTACGGGTCATCTGGCGACAAGACCAACGGCATGCAGCATCTGGGAATCACGGTGGACAACCAGGAATTCCACGCTCACGGCAGATCCAAGAAGATCGCCCGTCGCAACGTGGCCGTGAAAGTGTGCAACTCTCTGTTCGGCACAAACTTCGCCTACGGCGACACCGCTTAA
- the LOC116802276 gene encoding double-stranded RNA-specific editase 1-like isoform X2, whose amino-acid sequence MEGNLRPLAANNKPFVFGGIYNPNATVKPLIQMPLQAANVQEQQSPPVASYPTPATPVAVQQPSTPVPVQVPNSSVQQQNPDADAIASKLALPVIIKEEPISVDDEPSVDIIEDNTSASTSASCIGGKIPFKKIFQKRKKSSERTRDKKLRQNRQLRKSMLPKNALMALNEVKGVTISDFTIDSNTDGGFTAVVTVNSNQYEGKGTSKMTAKNAACEKAWRDFIIAKMTPKPPRIHQVELGAEPIDTNEDEADAPDDDLPMLNLASFAIYKLFAEWEREGYVVPDMHPSANAAQQAGGDAGTPVPAAPKEPKKPPVRTELPSGWETMHPATILCIMRPGLSYVDYGSSGDKTNGMQHLGITVDNQEFHAHGRSKKIARRNVAVKVCNSLFGTNFAYGDTA is encoded by the exons ATGGAGGGAAATCTTCGTCCACTCGcggcaaacaacaagccatttgtctttggaggcatttac AATCCCAATGCCACCGTCAAGCCTTTGATCCAAATGCCGTTGCAGGCCGCCAatgtccaggagcagcagtctcCTCCGGTGGCTTCATATCCGACACCGGCCACTCCGGTGGCTGTTCAGCAGCCATCGACTCCTGTCCCCGTTCAAGTGCCGAACTCGTCCGTCCAACAGCAAAATCCGGATGCGGACGCCATCGCCTCGAAGCTGGCCTTGCCAGTTATCATCAAGGAGGAGCCGATCTCTGTCGACGATGAACCGTCCGTCGACATTATAGAGGACAATACCAGTGCCAGTACCAGTGCCAGCTGCATCGGGGGCAAGatcccatttaaaaagatcttCCAAAAGCGCAAGAAGTCGTCTG AACGCACTCGGGACAAGAAGCTGCGACAGAACCGCCAGCTGCGCAAGTCCATGCTCCCCAAGAACGCTCTGATGGCCCTCAACGAGGTTAAGGGCGTGACCATCAGCGATTTCACCATCGACAGCAATACCGACGGGGGATTCACGGCCGTTGTCACTGTGAACTCCAATCAGTACGAGGGCAAGGGTACCTCAAAGATGACAGCCAAGAACGCGGCCTGCGAGAAGGCTTGGCgcgattttataattgcgaaGATGACGCCTAAGCCTCCCCGTATTCACCAGGTGGAGTTAGGTGCGGAGCCAATAGACACTAACGAGGATGAGGCCGATGCACCGGATGATGATCTGCCCATGTTGAATCTGGCTTCGTTTGCCATCTACAAGCTGTTCGCGGAGTGGGAGCGCGAGGGCTATGTCGTACCCGACATGCACCCTTCGGCCAATGCTGCCCAGCAGGCCGGAGGGGATGCCGGAACTCCAGTTCCCGCCGCGCCGAAGGAGCCAAAGAAGCCGCCAGTGCGTACGGAGCTACCCTCTGGCTGGGAGACCATGCACCCGGCGACCATTCTTTGCATT ATGCGACCAGGACTCAGCTACGTGGACTACGGGTCATCTGGCGACAAGACCAACGGCATGCAGCATCTGGGAATCACGGTGGACAACCAGGAATTCCACGCTCACGGCAGATCCAAGAAGATCGCCCGTCGCAACGTGGCCGTGAAAGTGTGCAACTCTCTGTTCGGCACAAACTTCGCCTACGGCGACACCGCTTAA
- the LOC116802276 gene encoding double-stranded RNA-specific editase 1-like isoform X3, with product MEGNLRPLAANNKPFVFGGIYAANVQEQQSPPVASYPTPATPVAVQQPSTPVPVQVPNSSVQQQNPDADAIASKLALPVIIKEEPISVDDEPSVDIIEDNTSASTSASCIGGKIPFKKIFQKRKKSSERTRDKKLRQNRQLRKSMLPKNALMALNEVKGVTISDFTIDSNTDGGFTAVVTVNSNQYEGKGTSKMTAKNAACEKAWRDFIIAKMTPKPPRIHQVELGAEPIDTNEDEADAPDDDLPMLNLASFAIYKLFAEWEREGYVVPDMHPSANAAQQAGGDAGTPVPAAPKEPKKPPVRTELPSGWETMHPATILCIMRPGLSYVDYGSSGDKTNGMQHLGITVDNQEFHAHGRSKKIARRNVAVKVCNSLFGTNFAYGDTA from the exons ATGGAGGGAAATCTTCGTCCACTCGcggcaaacaacaagccatttgtctttggaggcatttac GCCGCCAatgtccaggagcagcagtctcCTCCGGTGGCTTCATATCCGACACCGGCCACTCCGGTGGCTGTTCAGCAGCCATCGACTCCTGTCCCCGTTCAAGTGCCGAACTCGTCCGTCCAACAGCAAAATCCGGATGCGGACGCCATCGCCTCGAAGCTGGCCTTGCCAGTTATCATCAAGGAGGAGCCGATCTCTGTCGACGATGAACCGTCCGTCGACATTATAGAGGACAATACCAGTGCCAGTACCAGTGCCAGCTGCATCGGGGGCAAGatcccatttaaaaagatcttCCAAAAGCGCAAGAAGTCGTCTG AACGCACTCGGGACAAGAAGCTGCGACAGAACCGCCAGCTGCGCAAGTCCATGCTCCCCAAGAACGCTCTGATGGCCCTCAACGAGGTTAAGGGCGTGACCATCAGCGATTTCACCATCGACAGCAATACCGACGGGGGATTCACGGCCGTTGTCACTGTGAACTCCAATCAGTACGAGGGCAAGGGTACCTCAAAGATGACAGCCAAGAACGCGGCCTGCGAGAAGGCTTGGCgcgattttataattgcgaaGATGACGCCTAAGCCTCCCCGTATTCACCAGGTGGAGTTAGGTGCGGAGCCAATAGACACTAACGAGGATGAGGCCGATGCACCGGATGATGATCTGCCCATGTTGAATCTGGCTTCGTTTGCCATCTACAAGCTGTTCGCGGAGTGGGAGCGCGAGGGCTATGTCGTACCCGACATGCACCCTTCGGCCAATGCTGCCCAGCAGGCCGGAGGGGATGCCGGAACTCCAGTTCCCGCCGCGCCGAAGGAGCCAAAGAAGCCGCCAGTGCGTACGGAGCTACCCTCTGGCTGGGAGACCATGCACCCGGCGACCATTCTTTGCATT ATGCGACCAGGACTCAGCTACGTGGACTACGGGTCATCTGGCGACAAGACCAACGGCATGCAGCATCTGGGAATCACGGTGGACAACCAGGAATTCCACGCTCACGGCAGATCCAAGAAGATCGCCCGTCGCAACGTGGCCGTGAAAGTGTGCAACTCTCTGTTCGGCACAAACTTCGCCTACGGCGACACCGCTTAA